The nucleotide window TGCCAGTCTCACACGCGGCGACGACGAGTTTGGCTCTCCAGGCTGGTCATGGCGCCGCACTGCACTACGGAGTCTAATGCTCGTTCTGATTCTTGATCAAGCGAAGACGACAGATGCCCTACCAGGATGCCTTTTCCAGACTACCTCACCCTACAAGACGTCTGTTGAGGTTCTCCATCAACTATCGAAAATGCTACTTCCTTCACATGGTGATATCACTCGACCGCTCCATCATCTCAACTACAGGGTCGAGCATGCACAGTACCCGCTTGAGGAGTACACATATCAGATTGACAACATTGCCACTGATCTCCGCGATGGCATCGTTCTAACCCGCCTTGTAGAATTGCTACTCTATCCCTCTACAATACAAAAAGAACATGTCTTCACACTCGCCCTGCCCACTGGCGAAGTACTTAGCTGCTCATCCGATGCCTCGCACAAGGAAACCTGGTTTCTCTCACAACACCTCAAATACCCAACCATCGGCCGACCCCAGAAGATTTACAACATTCAAATCGCCTTGGCAGCTCTGAAAGCTGTCCCAGCTATGCCAAGCGCAGCACTCGTTGGTATTCGAGCTGAAGACATCGTCGACGGACATCGCGAAAAGACGCTGTCGCTCCTCTGGTCCCTCGTTGGCAAATGCGGCCTTGGGGCTTTGGTGGACTGGCCACAGCTTGTTAAGGAGACGGAGCGGTTTCGCACCCAATGGTACAATACACGAGACAGCCTTGCCGGGCGAGCCTTTGACTCCGAGAGTGAAGAAGATACGGCACACGATCTCGACACAATGACGTACCACAAGCGCCTTCTCCTCTCTTGGTCCCGCTCGATTGGCCGTCTTCACGGTCTGCGTGTATCCAACCTGACAACAAGTTTCGCAGACCCAAAAGTTCTCGAGGTCATCGTCGATACATATCTGCCCTCTAACCTCACAACCGCATCGGCGGAGAGCAGTGGACAAACGGGTCTTGCGACTAAGCTAAAAGCCATCGGATGTTCAACATCCTTCATCGCGCTCTTTACGCCTCAACACAGCTCCGCTCGCTCGATTCCTAGCCGCGACTTTACACTCCTTACGCTTACCTTTTTGGCATCGCGTCTCTTGCCACTTGCACGCACACATCGCGCCGCATCGACTATTCAAGCTGCATTCCGCCGTTTCCGCCTCCGCCGCCAGACTCGCAATCGCATTGCTCTTCTCAAAATTTCACATGAATGTGCGGTTGTAGCACAGGCGAGGCAGCGCCTGGTGGATGCGGCGACCGTTGTACAGCGTCTGTGGAAGGCGATTCAGGAGCAGAGACGCACGCAGTTGGAGAGCGATGTCTTGGCCTTCCAGGCACTGGCTAGGGGATGGGCGATTCGGAGGTGGGTGAGACGGATTACGGCTGGGAGGGTTGGTGGTAAGGAGAAGGTTAGGAGGGTAAGGGGTGGCTGGTAGTGTTTGAAGTCTGAGTGAAGACGGCAATGCGTAAACGACGGTAACGATGGGGGAGTGTTTTTTTTCAAATGGAGTTTTTGCTTTCAGACGGGTTCTATTGGTATAGGTTTTATTGAAAACGGCGTTGGGCAAATAGGCTTTGCAGGGCGTTGGGATATCGGTTCTTCTGCGAGCAATCGCCACACACGACACATATTGTTCACACACTGTCATCTCATTCACTTGTTCCATGAGCGGCATTCGCTTCAAGATGATCAACTTAGCTCCTTGGCCATGTTCTGTAACACTTCCCTGACCCCGTCTGTAAGATGCTTTCTACAAAGCTACGCACATGCCATTTCCCATACTTTTACCTCATCAAATCATGTCTCATTTATCGTACGTTCCTAGTGCATCCTAGTCTTTTTATTCCACACGACCTTAGACCTTGTTCTCAAACCTGCGCTCGTCCCTCAACTCGACCAGTTTCTTCACGGCTTCATCAAGCGGTACAATGACGCCACGCTGTTGAGTCTCCTGATCGTCACGGTTCCTCCAGTTGACAGCCCTCGCCTGTTGTTCCTCGGCACCAACGACCATGATGAAGTTGTAGAGGGCGAGTTGGGCAGTGCGGATCTTCTTCTGCATAGTGTTACCGCTAATGTCAATGTCGGCGTGGAGACGGTGCTTGCGGAGCTCGGCTTGCACTTCTTTGACATAGTCGTTCGCACCAGGCATGACGGGGATGACCATGACTTGACGGGGAGATAGCCAGAAAGGCCAACGGCCGGCAAAGTGCTCTGTAAGGATACTACATCTGTGTTAGCGCTCTTTTCATAATAACCGTGGAAAGAAGGGGCTTACGCAATGAAACGCTCAAAGGAACCATAGATGGCGCGGTGAATCATGACAGGGCGAGCGTAGCCTGGTTGTGGTTCCTTGATCTTCTTGGGAATAGTGACATCGGCACCTTCcagcttctccttcttctgCTCGATATGTCCACCTTCTTGTGGTTGATCCTTGTTCTTGACAGGTATGACCTCAGATGTCATGTACTCAAGCTCGAATTGGTTCGGAAGCTGGAAGTCAAGCTGAATAGTGGCGCACTGGAACTCTCGCTTGAGGGCATCAGAGATGGTGATGTCAATCTTGGGTCCATAGAAGGCTCCATCACCAGGATTTAGCTCCCAAGCGCTGCCACCTGCGGCAGTGAACTGGTTCAAGGCCTCAGTCAGCTTCGCTTCCGCCTTATCCCAAGTCTCGATGTCTCCGAGGAAGCCCTCAGGACGAGTGCTCAGCTTCATCTTGAAAGTAAAGCCAAACTTTCCGTATACTGCCCTTAAGAAATCAAATAGCGCGGAGATTTCCTCTGTGATCTGATCCTGGGTACAGAAAACGTGAGTATCGTCCTGTTGGAATCTTCGCACTCGGGTAAGACCTGTGAGTGCACCGCTGGCTTCGTTTCGGTGCAGGATACCGAAGTCGGCCATACGAATTGGCAATTCCCTGTAGCTTCGCTCGCGATGCTTGAAAATCAGACAGTGACCGGGGCAGTTCATTGGTTTCAAAGCCCacttctccttctctacaTCAAAGGTGAACATGTCATCAGCGTAATGCTGCCAGTGGCCAGAAATCTTCCACAACGCGGAGTTGTACATGTTTGGTGATCCAACTTCTTGATATCCGCGGTTCCAGTACTCTTCACGCAAAAAGGCTTGTAGTGTATTGTAAATAATTTGGCCGTGTGGGAGGAAGAAACAAGAGCCAGGACTAAACTCgtggaagaagaagagttCTTGTTCCTTTCCAATCTTGCGGTGGTCACGTTTGGCAGCCTCTTCGAGAAATTTGAGATGCGCCTGCATGGCATCCTTGTCGGGGAAGGAGACACCATAAATACGCTGTAAGCTGTCGTTCTTGGCGTCTCCCAAGAAGTATGAGGCCGAGTTCTTCATGACCTTGAACTGCTTTATCCGGCCAGTGTGTGGTACGTGTGGTCCGCGGCAGAGATCGATAAGTGGTCCGTTGCGGTATACGGTTGTGAAGGTGCCGTCGGCAATCTTGTCCTTGATGATGTGCTGCTTGTACTTGTTCGACTTGAACATTTCAAGTAGATCATCCTTTGACAGTGTCAGGCGCTCGAAGGGTTGCTTCTCCTTGACAATGCTGCTGACAATGGTCTCGAGCGGCTTGTGATCGGCAGGATCAACTGCCGCGTTATCTGGAAGGGCCATTTCATAGTAGAAACCATCCTCAATGGGAGGGCCAATGCAGAGATCGCAACCGAATCGGCGCTCGGATGCCTCTCCCAGGATATGTGCGCTCGAGTGCCAGAAGACCTTCTTACCCTCCGGGTCGTCGAATGGCAAGAGCTCTAGCTTGCAGCTCTTCTCCAATGGTCGCTCGAGATCCCACAGTGTTTCCTCGGGCGTGCCTTTGTCCAGGCGTGCGACGACGGTGCGCTCGAATAGGCTCTTCGCGATGTTGCGTGCGATATCGGCTGGACTGGTGACCCATGATTCTCCTTCTATGTTCTTCCCATCTTCCAGTGTGATAGTAATCTTCTCTACGGGCGCAAAATGTTAGTGATGAGGTCAGGCTGATGTTTGGTGGTGGTTGTGAACATACCGCGGGGCTTCTGGGCTATCTCTTCGTCATACTTCGCCTTGAGCTTCTCGCTGTGCACACACGTATCAGTGATATCCAAGCACACGGAAGTGTTAGGTGACTCACAAGATCTGAATGCGGTGGTCGATAAAGGCGGGCGCAGGATCGAGCATCAAGGGACGTCCATCTCCCGAATCtcccttcttcttctcttttttTGCTTTCGGGGCCTTGTTCTCCTTTTGTTGGGCTTTCTGCTCGCCAGACACTGCAAGATTCTTCACGCCCTCGACAGCCGAGCTGACGGCATCCTTTACCGCGTCCGCCATGCTGATATTTGATCGAGTCCAAGGCGCGTTCGGCGAGAATGATTTAGCAGTTGTGAGTCAGTCCCTGGGTCGACAGGATCTTCCTGGGCTCTATTGGCAACCAATTACGGTATCACGTGGATGTGACGTATTATAACACTAGAGAATATCGGTGACTCTTGACTGCTGTGATTACAGCTTGGGACTCAATCACAATTTCAGAAAGCTCCGCGCGCACGACAGCCCACTTGGTCTTGGCGGATGCATCTAGTGGGGTTATGCGGCGCAAGGAGCCGTCGGCGAAACCTAGTGCCGATTGGCCGCTCCCTGTCGAACTTCATTTTCAGTCGAACTTTTCGCAAAGCTCTAGAACAAGCTCACCTTTCGCGCCTCAAACACACTCGATACAACCAACGACATGGCATTTCGCGGAACTCCTCGTGGCGGTCGCGGCGGCGGCTTTGGTGGACGTGGTGGATTTACTCCCCGTGGTGGTGTGTAGCATTTTTGGAGCTACGCAGGTTTTCATAGCTAATGCGCGACAGGACGTGGTGGAATGGGAGCTTCATTTGGACCCCCAGACACTGTCATCGGTATGCCTTGCGATCGCATAGTGAGGTGTCTTCGCTAACCGGTCTAGAAATGGGCAAGTTCGTGCACGACTGTGAAAACGAAATGTTCTGCGAATCGATAAACACAAAGATTCCCTACTTCAACGCGCCAATCTACCTAGAGAACAAGGTACGCCAATTACGAGAGTACAGGGCGAGGAGAGCACAGGCTGACTAGCTGTAGACGCCCATTGGCAAAGTCGACGAAATCCTAGGCCCTTTGAACCAGGTCTACTTCACCATCAAGCCCCAAGAAGGCATACAAGCAAAGTCATTCAAGGCTGGCGACAAATTCTACATTGGAGGCGACAAGCTGCTGCCCCTCGACAGGTAAGCTAGCCCGGAGGGTTTTTGCGCTTGACGTGCTAATTTGATTTAGGTTCCTGCCTAAGCCCAAGCCCGTTGGAGGCGTTACGAAGGTTAAGAAGCCCGCTGGCGCAGGCCGTGGAGCACCAAGAGGAGGATCCCGTGGCTTTGGAGGTCGCGGCCGTGGAGCTCCCCGAGGCCGTGGCGGACCCCCTGGACGTGGAGGCGGTTTCGGCGGTCGTGGCGGAAGCGGTGGCTTCTCAAGAGGTGGACGCGGTGGCGGCGGCTTCGGCGGACgcggtggtggaggtggtggaTTTGGCGGTGGACGTGGACGAGGAGGATACTAAAAGCTTCGATCTGGGACGGCTACTATCTCATCCGGACACGCTGGAAAAGCGCAACCGTGTGCGCTGCCATTTCGGCTCGAGCCTACGATTACCTTCCGATACCATGATCATTTAGCGGCGTTTTGGAGTTGCGTTGGGTCTTCAACATGTCAAAAATATGGCGCCATGTTGCGGGTAGTTTTGAGACGGATGCGCATTCATATTTCCTAGCTGAATCACTTCCAAGTTCAAATTCTTTCGTGAACTTGGGCATCATCAAGTCGTACATGTGGACTTCACACATTGCTCAGGCGCATTGCCAAGGCAGGGAATGCGACGTGTGATCCTTGACGGATACAATCTGCTACTATGTGTACTTGGGATGAGCGCTTCTTGATGCGCTCAGACATGTGACACATCATTATAAAATCACGACACCAGACACTAACATTGATCCAAGTCCGGACATATCACAGGTGACATCAGACTCACACAATACAGACGGTAAAAAAGATTTCAAGCATGTCCAGAGTTCCGACGCGTCTAAGATGAATAATCCTGTTCCTGGTGATGGGACTTTCTGCCGCACCCAATAGAGTTGTTTTCCCGCCCCCATCCCCAGCCATCGTGCTCACGACGGCGGTCCTCGGAACAAGAATAACAGGGTCTATAGGGGCTTTCGCAATTCCCATGTTCGATTCCTATCGTCTCATGCATCGTCCCCTTAACAACTATTTAACCTGGTCCTTTCCTGCACTATTGCAGGTGTTCAGACACCTCCGAGGCCTCCGCATTCTGCCCCGCAAAACTCGCTCGTTGCTCAGGCTACACATCACAACATTCACTCCCCTGCTTGCACCGGCCGTCCCGCCGACTGTACGACGACGCGCATAATCTCGTCAAGGAAATCACAACTGAGGAATACGTTTAATTGAAGACAAGAGAGTATCCCACCATTGTGGAATAGGAGAAGCAGGTGATTGCGCCGCCGCCAAGTCTCCAAGCCCAAGCTGCGGAAAACCGGCCTGCAAAACAAGTATACAAAGCTTCAAGCACTCCCTTCAAGGCGGTGCAAGGGCcaaaacaaaacaaaacaTCTGAGCATCAACCTCGGTCGCCTACGTACGACCACAACGATAACGCCCTCGAAATCCAACCATCAACGCAATCGCATACTTGGACGCGCTCGACAGGGCCTCAGAGTGTGACAACCCGATACAATGGCGCGGGCAGGACATTCAGGCACAGTCGTGGGCTCGGCCATAGTGGTGCGAGAGAAGTACTACTGGCCAGATCTTCAGCTCAACATCTGGACAATTGTCATGCTAGCCACAGCGGGAACAATCTTAGGCATCAACGCACAATTCATGTCAATACAGGATCGAATGGGCCTCGGGACGCCATGGTATGATTTTCTCTCTTGCTAGTTCTTCACGTACGACGCAATACACGGTACAAGGCCGTTTTTCTAACGCTTCCACAGGATAATGCCGTATGGCGTGACTGTCGGCACCCTCGccatcatcttcatcatcgTCGAAATCGTCTACATTGCACAACGTAAACTTCTTCCCGGCATTATGATGCTGCTGTCGTTTATTCTGCTCGTTCTATTCATCGCTGGTATAATCGGTACTGCGATTCAGCTGTTCGCCGGCCCGAACATCAACAATCAGTGCAATACTTATGTATTCAACAACGGTGTTAGTGGAGCGAACATTGAGACGCTGGCATTCTTGCAGCAGAGAAATATCTGTAAGTCACATGCGTATACCATGGCTGTAAGAGGCTATACTGACTTTCTTGTCCTGTAGGTCAGTGCTGGCAGGCTGAATTCGCCTTCTGGATCATCGGGTCCATATTCCTCGTCTGGATGATGGTCATGGCGAGTCAAGTCAACTCGAATCAGTACGTTCGGTGAGAAATATTCCCCAAGCAAGCATGTATTCCATTCTTCTTCGTATACATAGTTTCTTTCAAATTTTTTTCCTGATGATTAGCGGTCACATGTGATGATCTGTCGGTTCCACGTCAATGGATCTGTTCAAGAGTAGCGGTAGCAACGGTCACATGAGAGGAGCCGGTGTCCATTTTTACGTTCACGAGTTATGGCAATGTAATGCATGAAAGATGCCCTGGGTCCACCATCGACGGGGGGCGGAATTGACGCCTAAAGGGGTTGTTTGTAGCTATAATATCAGAATATAGACACAGGATTCTATCATGATCCCTCAAGCCACCTTTCGTCTCCGCCGCAACCGACTTGCTAACTTCCGATTTCACGTGGTTTAACCGAGAGAAAAAAGACTATTGCCAGAACCGTGTAAATGACATACCGGTTCATTACCGCAGCTCGGAGATAAAGCTATTCGCTACAGTTTACGCCATGGCGAGATACATGGCAAGGGCTGACGAATACGACCTGAACATCCCATCGCAATTACAATACGCATGGTCCTCATCTTCCTTTTTTGTCCCAACACTAGAGTCGTGCTTTTGTCTCGTCTCGAGAAGGGGGGAGTGTGGATAATCTGGTTAAACCAGTTACATGTTTCAGGTGTCCCAGTTGTACGAACATCATGCACGTCACGTAAAAATCATGAATCACAAGTCCAAAATTGTCTGGCTACATACCATGGAGGCGAGCTAGTCGTCGTCCAGTCGACAATACACCACCAGCCACACAACGCAACCCAACCACCCAGCAACTCTAGGTGGTCCCCCCTGTCGCATACCCCAATCGCCGATCATctgcgccaacccaaacgTGGCTCACTAAGCCCTTTGGTTGAATACCCTTCTTACCTCATTCGTTGCGGAATACAATACAGAGCAGAACCGTAATTAGCCCAGCCACCCCATTTGAAGGTCGCAACCCAGCAGCCTACTGCTTACCTTTACCCTTCCCAAGTTCCCACCGAGGCATACGCCAACACCCAATCACACATGCAGGCAGCGCACACGAAGGAAGCGCGGAAGACCGCGTCGGGCGCGTCGTCGGCTTTTGCGGGGCTACGCTGTCTCTCTGCCTGGGGTTGGGTGTGTGAGAGAAGGAGCAAGGATCATGCAGCTGGCAAGAGGCGGGGTGAAGGGCTGCGTGTGGCTGGCTGGCTGGGTCGTTCCTTGTTCGGAAGGgttcttctccttcttcgTCTTTGTTCCTTCTTATCAGCGGTGTAGATGTGGGTGGACTGATCTGAGGCCGTTGAGGACAAGGGAGAGGACGAGGCGGTAAGTCTAATTCATGGTGGCGGTGAAGACGGAAGATGTAGGTACGATGTGTCGACGACGCTCTACCAGAACAATGGAGAGCGCCCGGTCGGATTCTACACATGGTCTTCTGTTGATCAAGTTTGCAATTTGTCACAACCCTTCCTGGCAGCTGCATTGGCTATCGTGAGCTCAAGTACTATAGCTTGATTTTGATTCGTTCACAGTCGCTGTCTAATTGCATATTTGGCACTTTAGCGAACAGTCGAAAGCATGAGTGTACACCATGTCAATGTTGAATGCATCTGATTATTCGCCTATGTGATCATGCCACAAACGCAAGTGCATCCTATGGGTGCCTAACTGAAGGTTCGGTCTTGAAATGCCGATAGCCGAACGATGTGCTGCTGTGCAACTCTGCAGTAAACAAAAAACGTAGAAAAGAGCATAGAATACAGTCACTATAAAATTTGCGTGAACAAGGGTAAACCGAAAAGGGCGCAAGGTACAAAGCGCGTGCGGTAATAGGTTTTGCGCCGAGGGGTAGTTGGGGAATAAGGACAAACGTAAGAAACGTATGCAATGATGCAAAGGGTATGTCGGATGTGACATGAAATCTTGCCATAAATCCGTGATGGGGCACGGTCTCACAACGCTTCCATAAACGCCATGCTTTTCAAAATGTAAATGAACAAGAGAGAGTGATGCCAGTCGGTCGCATCAACACATCAGCAACTGTGTAGTGTACCAAAGGTTTTATAGTCTTGTCGGGTATCGTGAGGTCATATCCAAGCGGTTGCTGGGAACAGATGGTGATGTATGTCATGTGCTGAC belongs to Pyrenophora tritici-repentis strain M4 chromosome 10, whole genome shotgun sequence and includes:
- a CDS encoding GAR1, RNA-binding protein involved in rRNA processing — translated: MAFRGTPRGGRGGGFGGRGGFTPRGGRGGMGASFGPPDTVIEMGKFVHDCENEMFCESINTKIPYFNAPIYLENKTPIGKVDEILGPLNQVYFTIKPQEGIQAKSFKAGDKFYIGGDKLLPLDRFLPKPKPVGGVTKVKKPAGAGRGAPRGGSRGFGGRGRGAPRGRGGPPGRGGGFGGRGGSGGFSRGGRDGKKDFKHVQSSDASKMNNPVPGDGTFCRTQ
- a CDS encoding DUF95 domain containing protein, with translation MARAGHSGTVVGSAIVVREKYYWPDLQLNIWTIVMLATAGTILGINAQFMSIQDRMGLGTPWIMPYGVTVGTLAIIFIIVEIVYIAQRKLLPGIMMLLSFILLVLFIAGIIGTAIQLFAGPNINNQCNTYVFNNGVSGANIETLAFLQQRNICQCWQAEFAFWIIGSIFLVWMMVMASQVNSNQYVR
- a CDS encoding ThrS, Threonyl-tRNA synthetase, producing the protein MADAVKDAVSSAVEGVKNLAVSGEQKAQQKENKAPKAKKEKKKGDSGDGRPLMLDPAPAFIDHRIQIFEKLKAKYDEEIAQKPREKITITLEDGKNIEGESWVTSPADIARNIAKSLFERTVVARLDKGTPEETLWDLERPLEKSCKLELLPFDDPEGKKVFWHSSAHILGEASERRFGCDLCIGPPIEDGFYYEMALPDNAAVDPADHKPLETIVSSIVKEKQPFERLTLSKDDLLEMFKSNKYKQHIIKDKIADGTFTTVYRNGPLIDLCRGPHVPHTGRIKQFKVMKNSASYFLGDAKNDSLQRIYGVSFPDKDAMQAHLKFLEEAAKRDHRKIGKEQELFFFHEFSPGSCFFLPHGQIIYNTLQAFLREEYWNRGYQEVGSPNMYNSALWKISGHWQHYADDMFTFDVEKEKWALKPMNCPGHCLIFKHRERSYRELPIRMADFGILHRNEASGALTGLTRVRRFQQDDTHVFCTQDQITEEISALFDFLRAVYGKFGFTFKMKLSTRPEGFLGDIETWDKAEAKLTEALNQFTAAGGSAWELNPGDGAFYGPKIDITISDALKREFQCATIQLDFQLPNQFELEYMTSEVIPVKNKDQPQEGGHIEQKKEKLEGADVTIPKKIKEPQPGYARPVMIHRAIYGSFERFIAILTEHFAGRWPFWLSPRQVMVIPVMPGANDYVKEVQAELRKHRLHADIDISGNTMQKKIRTAQLALYNFIMVVGAEEQQARAVNWRNRDDQETQQRGVIVPLDEAVKKLVELRDERRFENKV